The Euphorbia lathyris chromosome 3, ddEupLath1.1, whole genome shotgun sequence genome contains a region encoding:
- the LOC136223183 gene encoding DNA-directed RNA polymerase I subunit rpa49 has translation MKMGLESQASPETATKKSRKKRKREKENGDDGTVPVQNEQEPNEQQPVNVQIDVIYDHIEKTPPIVGYFPSGYKFQKNDTSANLEEQGHPAVRFYRNAQRSKVEKADKWKSSERMELVVTPTSSNVEFVGKSYKGEAVAAQLCTYALGVMDKKSQTLKIMPIAGNKIFRLEPKIRGLDTSDKEPAVVENEELSAQNKGNGMETLTVTYGTKKKQNQLKKQKLLQMDNNPESLGDLSKKIDNIVINKEALETANVHEVRNIPPHNSSATTPQEAYPLNRIIMEGEWGFLEDVHAILQVESGVATGAYPTFVHNRIHKLQDIQNEEEKQTTSCIFSFINHLIKFKDLHSFDGGSAAKNHRFPNILKQRFSQLFDSVSRRLTVEKIDLLISYVLVLTLYADDFKTDPTDIAKDLKISPVNLRMHFENLGCKLVRENKVLLATLPVPLKFPTLRRRRRR, from the exons ATGAAGATGGGATTGGAGAGCCAAGCGTCACCAGAAACAGCAACCAAGAAATcaagaaagaagagaaagagagagaaagagaatggAGATGACGGCACGGTCCCTGTCCAAAATGAGCAGGAACCCAATGAGCAACAGCCCGTGAATGTGCAAATTGATGTGATTTATGATCATATTGAGAAAACCCCGCCAATTGTTGGTTATTTCCCTTCTGGTTATAAGTTCCAAAAAAATGATACGAGCGCTAATTTAGAGGAACAGGGTCATCCGGCTGTTAGGTTTTACAGGAATGCTCAAAGGAGTAAGGTTGAGAAGGCTGACAAGTGGAAAAGCTCAGAAAGGATGGAACTGGTTGTAACTCCTACAAGTTCTAATGTGGAGTTTGTGGGTAAAAGCTATAAAGGTGAGGCTGTGGCTGCTCAATTGTGTACTTATGCACTTGGAGTTATGGATAAGAAGAGTCAGACTTTGAAGATTATGCCAATTGCTGGaaacaag ATATTTAGATTGGAGCCAAAAATTCGTGGTTTGGATACATCTGATAAGGAACCTGCAGTTGTGGAAAATGAGGAGCTTTCTGCACAAAACAAGGGAAATGGGATGGAGACACTTACAGTAACTTATGGGACaaagaaaaagcaaaatcag CTGAAAAAACAGAAACTTCTGCAGATGGATAATAATCCTGAATCACTAGGAGATTTGAGCAAAAAAATTGATAATATTGTGATAAACAAGGAGGCTCTTGAAACTGCCAATGTCCACGAAGTGCGAAATATCCCTCCTCACAACTCTAGTGCCACCACACCCCAAGAAGCCTATCCGTTGAACAGGATTATTATGGAGGGAGAATGGGGTTTCCTTGAAGATGTTCATGCAATTTTGCAAGTAGAATCCGGAGTAGCTACTGGTGCTTACCCGACTTTTGTTCACAACCGAATCCATAAACTACAGGACATTCAG AATGAAGAGGAGAAGCAGACAACCTCTTGCattttctcttttattaatCATCTTATTAAGTTTAAAGATCTGCATTCTTTCGATGGCGGTTCCGCAGCAAAGAACCATAGATTTCCTAACATTCTTAAGCAGAGATTTTCACAGTTGTTCGATTCAGTATCCAGAAGGCTGACAGTCGAGAAAATCGACCTTCTTATCAGTTATGTCCTAGTGCTGACTTTATATGCTGACGATTTCAAGACTGATCCAACTGATATAGCCAAGGATCTGAAAATTAGTCCTGTTAACTTGAGAATGCATTTTGAGAATCTGGGATGCAAGCTTGTACGCGAAAACAAGGTGCTATTGGCAACGCTTCCTGTCCCTCTCAAGTTCCCAACCCTGAGGAGGAGAAGACGACGATAA
- the LOC136221827 gene encoding large ribosomal subunit protein eL20z-like isoform X2 has product MGKTDQDAEGKYIPIRDAEGPRLGLFDKPLPCCGCGFGWFFFLLGFVLPLLWYLGTILYFGKYYDKDPRERSGLAACAIAATFCTVAAVIIVLVLML; this is encoded by the exons ATGGGGAAAACGGATCAGG ATGCTGAGGGCAAGTACATTCCGATTAGAGATGCAGAAGGACCCCGATTGGGATTGTTTGACAAACCTCTTCCATGCTGTGGCTGTGGATTTGGATGGTTTTT TTTTTTGCTTGGATTTGTCCTCCCATTGTTGTGGTACTTGGGAACAATACTCTACTTTGGAAAGTACTACGATAAGGATCCAAGGGAACGTTCGGGGTTAGCTGCCTGTGCAATAGCT GCCACATTCTGCACAGTTGCAGCAGTGATAATTGTGCTTGTTTTGATGTTGTAG
- the LOC136221827 gene encoding large ribosomal subunit protein eL20z-like isoform X1 — MGKTDQGHVADAEGKYIPIRDAEGPRLGLFDKPLPCCGCGFGWFFFLLGFVLPLLWYLGTILYFGKYYDKDPRERSGLAACAIAATFCTVAAVIIVLVLML; from the exons ATGGGGAAAACGGATCAGG GACACGTTGCAGATGCTGAGGGCAAGTACATTCCGATTAGAGATGCAGAAGGACCCCGATTGGGATTGTTTGACAAACCTCTTCCATGCTGTGGCTGTGGATTTGGATGGTTTTT TTTTTTGCTTGGATTTGTCCTCCCATTGTTGTGGTACTTGGGAACAATACTCTACTTTGGAAAGTACTACGATAAGGATCCAAGGGAACGTTCGGGGTTAGCTGCCTGTGCAATAGCT GCCACATTCTGCACAGTTGCAGCAGTGATAATTGTGCTTGTTTTGATGTTGTAG